One Prunus dulcis chromosome 8, ALMONDv2, whole genome shotgun sequence DNA window includes the following coding sequences:
- the LOC117637877 gene encoding probable sucrose-phosphate synthase 4 has product MAGNDWLNGYLEAILDAGSNTRKMNDGRVKIAKFEEQVKEEKMFSPTKYFVEEVINSFDESDLHRTWVKVIATRNTRERSNRLENTCWRIWHLARKKKQIAWDDARRLAKRRLEREQGRHDAEDDLSELSEGEKEKEGEKEKGEPLVKDILRTISDIRIWSDDIDKSRHLYIVLISIHGLIRGENMELGRDSDTGGQVKYVVELARALANTKGVYRVDLLTRQITSPEVDSSYGEPNEMLICPPDGSGSCGAYIVRIPCGPRDKYIPKESLWPHIPEFVDGALGHIVNMARALGEEVNGGRPTWPYVIHGHYADGGEVAAHLSGALNVPMVLTGHSLGRNKFEQLLKQGRLSKGDINATYKIMKRIEAEELGLDSAEMVVTSTRQEIEEQWGLYDGFDLKLERKLRVRRRRGVSCLGRYMPRMVVIPPGMDFSYVIAQDTEGDGDLKSLIGSDRGQNKRHLPLIWSEVMRFFTNPHKPTILALSRPDPKKNVTTLLKAFGECQALRELANLTLILGNRDDIEEMSNSSSVVLTTVLKLIDKYDLYGQVAYPKHHKQSDVPDIYRLAAKTKGVFINPALVEPFGLTIIEAAAYGLPVVATKNGGPVDILKALNNGLLVDPHDQKAIEDALLKLVGDKNLWLECRRNGLKNIHRFSWTEHCRNYLSHVEHSRHRHPTTRLQIMPIPEEPLSDSLKDVEDLSLRFSVEGDFKHNGELDAATRQRELIEAITRMASSNSNTGVNYGPGRRQRLFVIAIDCYDQNGDDAQIFQETLMCVKKAASVGHGQGQVGLVLLTGSSLQETIKSFKGCQVNIEDFDALVCKSGSEMYYPWRDLAADADYEIHIEYRWPGENVRSMVPRLATLEAGADDDIMEYAGSSSSRCYSYNVKPGAKTRRVDDVRQRLRMRGFRCNLVYTRVASRLNVVPLVASRIQALRYLSVRWGIDLSKVVVFVGEKGDTDYEDLLAGLHKTLVLRSSVEYGSEKLFHGEDSFKREDVVPQDSPNIVLVESYQAHDISAAIEAMGIK; this is encoded by the exons atggcgGGAAACGACTGGTTAAACGGTTATTTGGAAGCAATTTTGGATGCAGGAAGTAACACAAGGAAGATGAATGATGGGAGGGTGAAAATTGCAAAGTTTGAAGAGCAAGTAAAGGAGGAAAAGATGTTTAGCCCCACTAAGTACTTTGTGGAAGAAGTTATCAATAGCTTTGATGAGTCTGACCTCCACAGGACATGGGTtaag GTAATAGCTACAAGGAATACCCGTGAACGCAGCAATAGGCTTGAGAATACGTGCTGGCGCATTTGGCATCTCGCTCGTAAAAAGAAACAG ATTGCATGGGATGATGCACGAAGACTTGCAAAACGACGTCTGGAGCGAGAACAAGGGCGTCACGACGCAGAGGATGATCTTTCGGAGCTGTCCGAAGgggagaaggaaaaagaaggggaaaaggaaaaaggggaACCACTTGTCAAAGATATTTTAAGAACTATATCCGACATCCGCATATGGTCCGATGATATTGATAAGTCTAGGCATCTTTACATTGTCCTAATCAG CATTCATGGGTTGATTCGTGGAGAAAACATGGAACTCGGAAGAGATTCTGATACAGGTGGTCAG GTGAAATATGTGGTGGAACTTGCTCGTGCTCTGGCCAATACAAAAGGAGTCTACCGAGTTGATCTGCTAACTAGACAAATTACTTCACCGGAGGTTGACTCTAGCTACGGTGAACCCAATGAGATGCTCATTTGTCCACCTGATGGCAGCGGCAGCTGTGGAGCTTATATCGTCCGAATCCCCTGTGGGCCCCGTGACAA GTACATACCTAAAGAGTCACTTTGGCCTCACATACCTGAATTCGTTGACGGGGCTCTCGGCCACATTGTGAACATGGCAAGAGCTCTTGGTGAAGAAGTCAACGGAGGGAGACCGACATGGCCTTATGTGATCCATGGCCACTATGCTGATGGTGGGGAGGTGGCTGCTCACTTGTCCGGGGCCTTGAACGTGCCAATGGTGCTAACTGGACATTCATTAGGCCGAAACAAGTTTGAACAATTGCTCAAACAAGGGAGGTTATCAAAGGGAGACATCAATGCAACCTACAAAATCATGAAGAGGATCGAGGCTGAGGAGCTGGGATTGGATTCTGCTGAAATGGTGGTCACCAGCACAAGGCAAGAGATTGAGGAGCAATGGGGACTCTATGACGGCTTCGATCTCAAGTTGGAGAGGAAGCTCAGGGTTAGGAGGCGTCGTGGAGTTAGCTGCCTTGGACGATACATGCCAAGAATGGTG GTTATACCTCCAGGCATGGACTTCAGCTATGTTATAGCCCAAGATACGGAAGGAGATGGAGATCTGAAATCATTGATTGGCTCTGACAGAGGTCAAAACAAAAGGCATCTGCCTCTAATATGGTCCGAG GTCATGCGATTTTTCACCAACCCTCACAAGCCCACCATACTTGCACTGTCTCGTCCTGACCCCAAGAAAAATGTCACTACATTGCTCAAGGCATTTGGGGAATGCCAAGCTCTACGGGAGCTAGCCAACTTG ACACTAATACTTGGTAACAGAGATGACATTGAAGAAATGTCAAATAGCAGCTCAGTTGTTCTAACAACTGTGCTCAAGCTCATTGACAAGTATGATTTGTATGGGCAAGTGGCCTATCCCAAGCATCACAAGCAATCGGATGTGCCTGACATATATCGTCTAGCTGCCAAAACAAAG GGTGTTTTCATCAACCCAGCTCTCGTGGAACCCTTCGGTCTCACAATTATAGAG GCAGCTGCTTATGGCTTACCAGTGGTCGCCACGAAAAATGGAGGACCTGTGGATATTCTAAAG GCACTAAATAACGGCCTCCTAGTTGACCCACACGACCAGAAAGCAATAGAAGATGCACTTCTAAAGCTTGTTGGAGACAAAAACCTCTGGCTTGAATGCAGAAGGAATGGCCTAAAGAACATCCACCGCTTTTCGTGGACAGAACACTGCCGAAACTACCTCTCCCATGTTGAACATTCCCGACACCGCCACCCCACCACCCGCCTTCAGATCATGCCAATTCCTGAAGAACCATTGAGTGACTCTCTAAAAGATGTGGAAGATCTTTCTTTGAGATTCTCTGTAGAGGGAGACTTCAAGCATAATGGAGAGCTTGATGCAGCAACGAGACAGAGGGAACTCATTGAAGCCATAACTAGAATGGCTTCATCCAACAGCAATACTGGTGTTAATTATGGTCCTGGTAGAAGGCAGAGGCTATTTGTAATAGCCATTGATTGTTATGACCAGAATGGAGATGATGCCCAGATATTTCAGGAAACTCTGATGTGTGTAAAGAAAGCAGCAAGCGTAGGCCATGGCCAGGGTCAAGTAGGTTTGGTGTTGTTAACTGGTTCAAGTTTACAAGAGACCATCAAATCATTTAAAGGCTGCCAAGTAAACATAGAAGATTTTGATGCGTTGGTCTGCAAAAGTGGGAGTGAAATGTATTACCCATGGAGGGATTTGGCAGCTGATGCAGATTATGAAATCCATATTGAGTATAGATGGCCTGGAGAGAATGTGAGGTCCATGGTGCCAAGGCTAGCCACGTTAGAAGCTGGGGCTGACGATGACATCATGGAGTATGCAGGATCAAGTAGCTCTAGGTGCTACTCTTATAATGTGAAACCAGGAGCCAAG ACTCGAAGGGTCGATGACGTGCGCCAAAGGCTGCGGATGAGGGGCTTCCGGTGCAACCTTGTCTACACTCGTGTAGCATCAAGATTAAATGTTGTACCACTAGTTGCATCAAGAATACAAGCACTAAG ATATCTTTCCGTCCGGTGGGGAATTGATCTATCCAAAGTGGTTGTGTTTGTTGGGGAAAAAGGAGATACAGATTATGAAGACCTGCTGGCTGGCCTCCATAAGACCCTAGTTCTAAGAAGCTCGGTTGAGTATGGCAGTGAGAAGCTTTTTCATGGTGAAGATAGTTTCAAAAGAGAAGATGTAGTCCCACAAGATAGCCCTAACATCGTCCTTGTGGAGAGCTATCAAGCCCATGATATCTCAGCAGCAATTGAAGCAATGGGGATCAAGTGA